Proteins from a single region of Diaphorobacter limosus:
- a CDS encoding ParA family protein, whose translation MFTFGVVATKGGVGKTTVAANLGGLLADIGYRVLLIDADVQPSLSRYFVVSKEAEHGLTKMVMDGSLTPECISQIELPPESFSGDHDLLNKQGGFLHLVRSDTRDGRLQDWLSNRLDRLVRIRMAIKNTSLADSYDVAIIDTQGAVGHLQDAAVNASDLLITPASPDIISAREFVDGTLTLLDRHESSANMGFTVPAMRAIINRAEKTVDSRSMAGLIRDQFMTLRGRVTVLNTVVTAAVAYKKAATSQVPVHWIDPVKAGDTMHALLWELLPHLEGTFAPNHRKEIDPSLVVPKADPAPETGADGEHTSAGTDDE comes from the coding sequence ATGTTTACATTTGGAGTGGTAGCCACCAAGGGTGGGGTCGGCAAAACCACAGTAGCAGCCAATCTCGGCGGCCTCTTGGCCGACATTGGTTACCGCGTCTTGCTCATTGACGCCGATGTACAGCCATCGCTATCACGCTACTTCGTCGTCTCGAAGGAGGCCGAGCATGGCCTGACCAAGATGGTCATGGATGGCTCTCTGACGCCCGAATGCATCAGCCAGATTGAGCTCCCTCCTGAATCCTTCTCAGGCGACCATGACCTGCTCAACAAACAGGGCGGGTTCCTGCATCTCGTGCGCTCGGACACCCGCGATGGACGCCTCCAGGACTGGCTGAGTAATCGTCTTGATCGCCTCGTGCGTATCCGCATGGCTATCAAAAATACCTCGCTCGCAGATAGCTACGACGTAGCGATTATCGACACGCAAGGTGCTGTGGGGCACCTTCAGGATGCAGCAGTTAATGCATCCGATCTGCTGATCACTCCGGCCTCGCCGGATATTATCAGCGCCCGTGAATTCGTAGATGGGACGCTTACCCTATTAGATCGCCACGAATCGTCGGCGAATATGGGATTTACCGTTCCGGCGATGCGTGCGATTATCAATCGGGCAGAAAAAACCGTCGATAGCCGATCCATGGCTGGTCTCATCCGCGACCAATTCATGACGTTGCGCGGCCGAGTGACAGTGCTCAATACTGTGGTGACGGCTGCTGTGGCCTACAAGAAGGCTGCAACCTCCCAGGTGCCCGTGCATTGGATCGATCCGGTCAAGGCTGGCGACACTATGCACGCGTTGCTGTGGGAGCTGTTGCCACACCTTGAGGGCACGTTTGCCCCAAATCACCGAAAAGAGATCGACCCCTCTCTGGTGGTGCCTAAAGCCGATCCGGCACCGGAGACGGGTGCCGATGGTGAGCACACCAGTGCTGGCACAGACGATGAGTGA